The following proteins are co-located in the Vigna angularis cultivar LongXiaoDou No.4 chromosome 2, ASM1680809v1, whole genome shotgun sequence genome:
- the LOC108318782 gene encoding 3'-5' exonuclease isoform X1, with protein MPDMLDHNGAPISSVNATPSRVATISVVDHCLPYETHNLYDVTFHTHTIHTLLTSDPSLVHSWISTNVRSHQTGLMVGLDIEWRPNTQRNMQNPVATLQLCLGQHCLVFQILHSPSIPPSLVSFLADSNVTFFGVGIEEDAEKLLEDYNLHVVNIRDLRSFAAEKLRDRELNRAGIKSLGLRVLGLEFEKPKRISRSRWDNPWLTPQQVQYATVDAFLSYEIGRRLSVAFCRYPPT; from the exons ATGCCAGACATGCTTGACCACAACGGCGCTCCCATCAGTTCAGTAAACGCCACCCCCAGCCGCGTGGCCACCATAAGCGTGGTGGATCACTGTCTCCCTTATGAAACCCACAACCTATACGATGTTACTTTCCACACTCACACCATCCACACCCTCCTCACCTCCGATCCCTCCCTCGTTCATTCTTGGATCTCCACCAACGTCCGCAGCCATCAAACTGGGCTCATGGTGGGCCTGGACATCGAGTGGCGGCCCAACACGCAGCGCAACATGCAGAATCCTGTCGCCACACTCCAACTATGTCTTGGTCAACACTGCCTCGTCTTCCAGATCCTTCACTCCCCTTCAATTCCTCCTTCGCTAGTTTCCTTCCTTGCTGAttccaatgtcacattctttggtGTTGGGATAGAAGAAGACGCTGAGAAGCTTCTAGAAGATTACAATCTCCATGTTGTTAATATTCGCGACCTTCGTTCTTTTGCGGCAGAGAAGCTTCGTGACAGGGAATTGAACCGAGCCGGGATTAAATCGTTGGGCCTCCGCGTGCTGGGTTTGGAGTTTGAGAAGCCCAAACGAATCTCGAGGAGTAGGTGGGACAATCCCTGGCTCACTCCACAGCAGGTTCAGTACGCGACTGTCGATGCTTTTCTCTCTTACGAGATTGGACGCAGATTGAGTGT tgccttttgcaggtaccctCCCACTTAG
- the LOC108318782 gene encoding 3'-5' exonuclease isoform X2: protein MPDMLDHNGAPISSVNATPSRVATISVVDHCLPYETHNLYDVTFHTHTIHTLLTSDPSLVHSWISTNVRSHQTGLMVGLDIEWRPNTQRNMQNPVATLQLCLGQHCLVFQILHSPSIPPSLVSFLADSNVTFFGVGIEEDAEKLLEDYNLHVVNIRDLRSFAAEKLRDRELNRAGIKSLGLRVLGLEFEKPKRISRSRWDNPWLTPQQVQYATVDAFLSYEIGRRLSVYPPT from the exons ATGCCAGACATGCTTGACCACAACGGCGCTCCCATCAGTTCAGTAAACGCCACCCCCAGCCGCGTGGCCACCATAAGCGTGGTGGATCACTGTCTCCCTTATGAAACCCACAACCTATACGATGTTACTTTCCACACTCACACCATCCACACCCTCCTCACCTCCGATCCCTCCCTCGTTCATTCTTGGATCTCCACCAACGTCCGCAGCCATCAAACTGGGCTCATGGTGGGCCTGGACATCGAGTGGCGGCCCAACACGCAGCGCAACATGCAGAATCCTGTCGCCACACTCCAACTATGTCTTGGTCAACACTGCCTCGTCTTCCAGATCCTTCACTCCCCTTCAATTCCTCCTTCGCTAGTTTCCTTCCTTGCTGAttccaatgtcacattctttggtGTTGGGATAGAAGAAGACGCTGAGAAGCTTCTAGAAGATTACAATCTCCATGTTGTTAATATTCGCGACCTTCGTTCTTTTGCGGCAGAGAAGCTTCGTGACAGGGAATTGAACCGAGCCGGGATTAAATCGTTGGGCCTCCGCGTGCTGGGTTTGGAGTTTGAGAAGCCCAAACGAATCTCGAGGAGTAGGTGGGACAATCCCTGGCTCACTCCACAGCAGGTTCAGTACGCGACTGTCGATGCTTTTCTCTCTTACGAGATTGGACGCAGATTGAGTGT gtaccctCCCACTTAG